A stretch of Gossypium hirsutum isolate 1008001.06 chromosome A06, Gossypium_hirsutum_v2.1, whole genome shotgun sequence DNA encodes these proteins:
- the LOC107962997 gene encoding uncharacterized protein — MEVVVMDERLDYLSNVISALVAEKLIRKGCEAYLEYVSSSTFVDSSVENIKIVREFLDVFLDELSGLLLNQFMDSSVENIKTVKEFLDVFLDKLSGLLLNQEVEFIIELLSGTALVSIALYRMAPNKFMELKAQLQKLLDRSTNSLISFVGLRYFSKIDLRSGYLQLKVKEVDVHKMDFRTRYGRYNVSIMSFGLTNASIAFIDLMNQVFQSYLDQFIVVFINDILVYFKTEDKHDEHLRRGYELILERLRLYLVGNSLRTFLRSVVFWVLKRRWVELLKDYDCTIEYHPSKADVVVDALSHRAMSGLMAMFAHLSLFEDGSLLTELQVKPTWIDQIRDKQLGDESLVLRFHQIEDGSMFDFGLNSDGILCFRGQVFILNDSNLRQSILREAHSSPYVMHPGRNKYWDLCELYWWPVLKREVTDFVSHCLTCQQVKAEHQLPTDLLQPIKIPFWK, encoded by the exons ATGGAGGTGGTTGTGATGGACGAGCGTctggattacttatccaatgtgatCTCAGCTCTTGTGGCCGAAAAACTAAttcgaaaagggtgtgaagcgtatctggAATATGTAAGTAGTTCAACTTTTGTGGACTCTTCTGTTGAGAACATTAAAATAGTCAGGGAATTTCTAGATGTTTTTCTCGATGAGTTATCGGGTTTACTTTTGAATCAGTTTATGGACTCTTCTGTTGAGAACATTAAAACAGTGAAGGAATTTCTAGATGTTTTTCTCGATAAGTTATCGGGTTTACTTTTGAACCAGGAAGTTGAGTTCATCATTGAGCTTCTATCGGGTACAGCTTTAGTGTCCATCGCTCTTTATCGTATGGCACCGAATAAGTTtatggagttaaaggctcaactTCAGAAGCTTTTGGATC GATCGACGAATTCTTTGATTAGTTTCGTGGGGCTTCGGTAtttttctaagatagatctccGTTCTGGGTATCTTCAGCTTAAGGTTAAGGAAGTTGATGTTCATAAGATGgattttaggactcgttatgggcgcTACAATGTCTCAATCATGTcttttggtttgacgaatgcttCGATTGCATTCATAGATCTGATGAATCAGGTTTTCCAATCCTATCTAGATCAGTTCATCGTGGTTTTCATCAACGACATTCTAGTATACTTTAAGACCGAGgataagcatgatgagcatcttagg AGGGGATAtgagttgatcctagaaagattGAGGCTATACTTGGTTGGAAATAGTCTAAGAACATTTTTGAGATCCGTAGTTTTCTGGGTCTT GAAACGTAGATGGGTTGAGCTactcaaagattatgactgcacTATAGAGTATCATCCCAGTAAGGCCGATGTGGTGGTTGACGCTCTTAGTCATAGAGCAATGTCTGGTTTGATGGCGATGTTTGCTCACCTAAGTCTGTTTGAGGATGGGAGTTTACTAACTGAACTACAAGTTAAGccaacttggattgatcagattcgggATAAACAGTTAGGGGATGAATCTCTGGTTCTGCGTTTCCACCAGATAGAAGATGGTAGTATGtttgattttgggctgaatagtgaCGGTATTCTATGTTTTCGAGGACAGGTTTTTATACTGAATGACTctaatttgaggcagtctatCTTGAGGGAAGCGCATAGTAGTCCATATGTTATGCATCCCGGTAGAAATAAGTATTGGGATCTTTgtgagctatattggtggccagtGTTGAAACGAGAGGTAACAGACTTTGTTTCTCACTGTCtaacgtgccagcaagttaaggctgagcaccagttgcCTACAGATTTACTCCAACCCATTAAGATTCCCTTTTGGAAATGA